A genomic stretch from Corvus cornix cornix isolate S_Up_H32 chromosome 9, ASM73873v5, whole genome shotgun sequence includes:
- the FAM131A gene encoding protein FAM131A isoform X1: MGAWSPVPGWGRALLLTQAEELPGRESPVLQQRVVSGLRLDKKPLPWVAVDTTLCVEWKEVKALSPLSVARPLPRLVRQASFDSQDFLQVNVEDTVEMLPKSRRALTIQEIAALARSSLHGISQVVKEHVTKPTAMAQGRVAHLIEWKGWCKPVESPSALESAFSSYCHLSEGEQEARFAAGVAEQFAIAEAKLRAWSSVDGDDSNDESYDEDFMPSTESSQPTELTGTMPASALLRDLLQGHLCQLGVRHGSCEPESDSSHTLSPETLCSSLCSLEMVSPSELTAKLLGSLGGEDLLLPKLPPPTSQSALRGLTRLRCQDSLYSVSYAEACLSPTEDEVVLSKDFPLRRKISDVASSGVASLEEEEEAEEP, from the exons ATGGGCGCCTGGtccccagtgccaggctggggacGTGCGTTACTGCTGACACAGGCGGAAGAGTTGCCCGGGCGTGAGTCACCAGTGCTGCAGCAACGAGTTGTGTCTGGTCTCAGACTGGACAAGAAGCCGCTACCATGGG TGGCCGTGGACACAACGCTGTGTGTGGAGTGGAAGGAGGTGAAGGCACTGTCACCCCTGAGTGTTGCCCGCCCGCTGCCCCGGCTGGTGCGCCAGGCCTCCTTCGACAGCCAGGACTTCCTCCAG GTCAATGTTGAGGACACTGTCGAGATGCTGCCCAAGTCACGGCGCGCGCTGACCATCCAGGAGATCGCTGCCCTGGCCCGCTCCTCACTGCACG GCATCTCGCAGGTGGTGAAGGAGCACGTGACGAAGCCGACGGCCATGGCACAGGGCCGTGTTGCCCACCTCATCGAGTGGAAGGGCTGGTGTAAGCCAGTGGAGTCACCTTCTGCCCTGGAGAGCGCCTTCAGCTCCTACTGCCACCTGAGCGAGGGCGAGCAGGAGGCGCGATTCGCTGCTG GTGTGGCGGAGCAGTTTGCCATCGCTGAGGCCAAGCTGCGAGCCTGGTCCTCAGTGGATGGGGACGACTCCAATGACGAGTCCTACGATGAGGACTTCATGCCCTCCACAGAGAGCTCCCAGCCCACTG AGCTGACAGGCACGATGCCCGCCAGCGCGCTGCTGCGAGACCTGCTGCAGGgccacctgtgccagctggGCGTGCGGCACGGCTCCTGCGAGCCCGAGAGCGACTCCTCGCACACCCTCTCCCCTGAGactctctgctccagcctctgcagccTGGAGATGGTGTCGCCCTCCGAACTCACTGCCAAACTGCTGGGCTCCCTGGGGGGTGaggacctgctgctgcccaagCTGCCGCCCCCAACCAGCCAAAGTGCCTTGCGGGGCCTGACACGGCTCCGGTGCCAGGACTCCCTCTACTCCGTGTCCTACGCCGAAGCCTGTCTCTCGCCCACGGAGGACGAGGTGGTGCTGAGCAAGGACTTCCCACTCCGCCGGAAAATCTCTGACGTCGCCTCCTCCGGGGTGGCATcgctggaggaggaggaggaggccgAAGAGCCCTGA
- the FAM131A gene encoding protein FAM131A isoform X2 yields MGCIGSKTTIVAVDTTLCVEWKEVKALSPLSVARPLPRLVRQASFDSQDFLQVNVEDTVEMLPKSRRALTIQEIAALARSSLHGISQVVKEHVTKPTAMAQGRVAHLIEWKGWCKPVESPSALESAFSSYCHLSEGEQEARFAAGVAEQFAIAEAKLRAWSSVDGDDSNDESYDEDFMPSTESSQPTELTGTMPASALLRDLLQGHLCQLGVRHGSCEPESDSSHTLSPETLCSSLCSLEMVSPSELTAKLLGSLGGEDLLLPKLPPPTSQSALRGLTRLRCQDSLYSVSYAEACLSPTEDEVVLSKDFPLRRKISDVASSGVASLEEEEEAEEP; encoded by the exons ATGGGCTGCATCGGCTCCAAAACCACCATCG TGGCCGTGGACACAACGCTGTGTGTGGAGTGGAAGGAGGTGAAGGCACTGTCACCCCTGAGTGTTGCCCGCCCGCTGCCCCGGCTGGTGCGCCAGGCCTCCTTCGACAGCCAGGACTTCCTCCAG GTCAATGTTGAGGACACTGTCGAGATGCTGCCCAAGTCACGGCGCGCGCTGACCATCCAGGAGATCGCTGCCCTGGCCCGCTCCTCACTGCACG GCATCTCGCAGGTGGTGAAGGAGCACGTGACGAAGCCGACGGCCATGGCACAGGGCCGTGTTGCCCACCTCATCGAGTGGAAGGGCTGGTGTAAGCCAGTGGAGTCACCTTCTGCCCTGGAGAGCGCCTTCAGCTCCTACTGCCACCTGAGCGAGGGCGAGCAGGAGGCGCGATTCGCTGCTG GTGTGGCGGAGCAGTTTGCCATCGCTGAGGCCAAGCTGCGAGCCTGGTCCTCAGTGGATGGGGACGACTCCAATGACGAGTCCTACGATGAGGACTTCATGCCCTCCACAGAGAGCTCCCAGCCCACTG AGCTGACAGGCACGATGCCCGCCAGCGCGCTGCTGCGAGACCTGCTGCAGGgccacctgtgccagctggGCGTGCGGCACGGCTCCTGCGAGCCCGAGAGCGACTCCTCGCACACCCTCTCCCCTGAGactctctgctccagcctctgcagccTGGAGATGGTGTCGCCCTCCGAACTCACTGCCAAACTGCTGGGCTCCCTGGGGGGTGaggacctgctgctgcccaagCTGCCGCCCCCAACCAGCCAAAGTGCCTTGCGGGGCCTGACACGGCTCCGGTGCCAGGACTCCCTCTACTCCGTGTCCTACGCCGAAGCCTGTCTCTCGCCCACGGAGGACGAGGTGGTGCTGAGCAAGGACTTCCCACTCCGCCGGAAAATCTCTGACGTCGCCTCCTCCGGGGTGGCATcgctggaggaggaggaggaggccgAAGAGCCCTGA
- the FAM131A gene encoding protein FAM131A isoform X3 codes for MLPKSRRALTIQEIAALARSSLHGISQVVKEHVTKPTAMAQGRVAHLIEWKGWCKPVESPSALESAFSSYCHLSEGEQEARFAAGVAEQFAIAEAKLRAWSSVDGDDSNDESYDEDFMPSTESSQPTELTGTMPASALLRDLLQGHLCQLGVRHGSCEPESDSSHTLSPETLCSSLCSLEMVSPSELTAKLLGSLGGEDLLLPKLPPPTSQSALRGLTRLRCQDSLYSVSYAEACLSPTEDEVVLSKDFPLRRKISDVASSGVASLEEEEEAEEP; via the exons ATGCTGCCCAAGTCACGGCGCGCGCTGACCATCCAGGAGATCGCTGCCCTGGCCCGCTCCTCACTGCACG GCATCTCGCAGGTGGTGAAGGAGCACGTGACGAAGCCGACGGCCATGGCACAGGGCCGTGTTGCCCACCTCATCGAGTGGAAGGGCTGGTGTAAGCCAGTGGAGTCACCTTCTGCCCTGGAGAGCGCCTTCAGCTCCTACTGCCACCTGAGCGAGGGCGAGCAGGAGGCGCGATTCGCTGCTG GTGTGGCGGAGCAGTTTGCCATCGCTGAGGCCAAGCTGCGAGCCTGGTCCTCAGTGGATGGGGACGACTCCAATGACGAGTCCTACGATGAGGACTTCATGCCCTCCACAGAGAGCTCCCAGCCCACTG AGCTGACAGGCACGATGCCCGCCAGCGCGCTGCTGCGAGACCTGCTGCAGGgccacctgtgccagctggGCGTGCGGCACGGCTCCTGCGAGCCCGAGAGCGACTCCTCGCACACCCTCTCCCCTGAGactctctgctccagcctctgcagccTGGAGATGGTGTCGCCCTCCGAACTCACTGCCAAACTGCTGGGCTCCCTGGGGGGTGaggacctgctgctgcccaagCTGCCGCCCCCAACCAGCCAAAGTGCCTTGCGGGGCCTGACACGGCTCCGGTGCCAGGACTCCCTCTACTCCGTGTCCTACGCCGAAGCCTGTCTCTCGCCCACGGAGGACGAGGTGGTGCTGAGCAAGGACTTCCCACTCCGCCGGAAAATCTCTGACGTCGCCTCCTCCGGGGTGGCATcgctggaggaggaggaggaggccgAAGAGCCCTGA